CCACCTACTTACCCTTGCTGCCGACCCCACGGTACTTAAAAATGCGATGGCCATTACCCAAGGCCGACGTACTGCCCGTTCACCCCCAGGCAAGGGCACGTACTGCAAGTGCCAATGACGCCTAAAATGCCGGAGATCCCCACTCAAGATTTCAAACCCCCACATATTGCCATCCAAACCATAGCCGGTGCCATCAAGGATGGCACCGATGGCCGGTCCCGGGTACCCGTTTTCTGCCAAACAGGCCGCCATATGAGCATGGTGATGCTGCACCCCAATATACTCCTGCGCGGGAAGGTTTTGAGCAATTTGTGAGGACCGGTAATGAGGATGCAAATCATAAACTACCACCCTGGGTTCAGCCTCGATAAGCCGTATAAAGCTGGCCAGGGACGCGCGTAAATTCTCCTCCCCTTCCACCAACTCCAACTCGCCGATATGCTGGCTGAGAAAGGCGTTATTCCCTTTGAGCAAGCAAAAAGTGTTTTTCATCTCTGCCCCTATACCCAAAACGTCGGGACCTGAACCTTCCCCAGGAACGGTTATCGGCTCAGGTACGTATCCGCGAGAGCGACGCAAAAAAATGGGGTGAGGGCCAGCCAGCTGAACCAACGAATCATCGCAGCGATTAACAATATCCCGGTTATGCCACAAGAAATAATCGGCAAGCCCCGCCAGCTCCTGCAAGGCAGACTGATTATCCTTGGCCAGGGGCAGCTCGCTCTTGTTGCCGCTGGTCATGACTAAAAGCCGAAAGGGACCCGACAACAAAAGACAATGTAATGGGGTGTAAGGAAGCATGACCCCCAAAGTCCTCAAGCCCGGCGCTATGGCCTTGGGCAATACCGATTGGGTCTCGGGCCTTTGCACTAATACCACTATGGGCGCTGCTGGAGATGTGAGCAAGGCCGCCTCCGACTCACTCACTTGGCACAATTCCCGCGCAGTCTCCAAATCCCGAACCATAACCGCAAAGGGTTTGGCTTCCCTGCCCTTGTTGCGGCGAAGCCGCTCTACTGCCTCCTGGTTAAAGGCATCGCATGCCAGGTGAAATCCACCCAGGCTCTTGACGGCCACGATCTTTCCTTGGGCCAATAGCGACCAGACCGCCTCCAACCACTGCACCCCATCGCTAGACGAACTGCCCCCCATTCTCTGCCCCTTGGCATCCACCAGCTCAACCTGAGGTCCGCAAGCCGGGCAAGCTACTGGTTGGGCGTGAAAACGGCGATCCATAGGATGGCGGTATTCGGCAGCGCACTCCGGGCACATGGGAAATGCTGCCATGGAAGTCTTGGAGCGATCGTAGGGTAGTTCGTTGATGATGGTGAAACGAGGTCCACAATTGGTACAGTTGGTAAAAGGGTACCGAAAATGCCTATCTTGAGGGTCAGCGATTTCTCGCCGACAATCAGGGCAAAGAGCCACATCGGGAGGCACTAGCGCCTTGACTTCTTTTTCTTTT
This Clostridia bacterium DNA region includes the following protein-coding sequences:
- the hypF gene encoding carbamoyltransferase HypF encodes the protein MTKGKGSEGQLASQSTGRVGWRRYRVTITGVVQGVGFRPFVYNLAIACGIAGTVLNSSQGVIIEAEGPEEALQAFLKEIRERPPRLARVEKMVYEEMAPVGERGFSIRASQKEKEVKALVPPDVALCPDCRREIADPQDRHFRYPFTNCTNCGPRFTIINELPYDRSKTSMAAFPMCPECAAEYRHPMDRRFHAQPVACPACGPQVELVDAKGQRMGGSSSSDGVQWLEAVWSLLAQGKIVAVKSLGGFHLACDAFNQEAVERLRRNKGREAKPFAVMVRDLETARELCQVSESEAALLTSPAAPIVVLVQRPETQSVLPKAIAPGLRTLGVMLPYTPLHCLLLSGPFRLLVMTSGNKSELPLAKDNQSALQELAGLADYFLWHNRDIVNRCDDSLVQLAGPHPIFLRRSRGYVPEPITVPGEGSGPDVLGIGAEMKNTFCLLKGNNAFLSQHIGELELVEGEENLRASLASFIRLIEAEPRVVVYDLHPHYRSSQIAQNLPAQEYIGVQHHHAHMAACLAENGYPGPAIGAILDGTGYGLDGNMWGFEILSGDLRHFRRHWHLQYVPLPGGERAVRRPWVMAIAFLSTVGSAARVSRWSRLLGRSQEEVDAVRRLIASGFNCPLASSAGRLFDAVSALLDICQENTYEGQAAMELGELVREQARPALGTAPAPYPFELAEGVIKLQAMFDALLIDLERGLDPEYIALRFHETVVAMVVAAVQPVRERTGLGAVVLSGGTWQNPYLLIRTREELTRRGFEVFSHRLVPPGDGGISLGQAVIGRWLSKVKD